The following is a genomic window from Nicotiana tabacum cultivar K326 chromosome 3, ASM71507v2, whole genome shotgun sequence.
AGGCTCTTGCCCTTATCATGTCGTCGCAAGGTACTTCAGTTCAATGGAAGAAGTGAATGACAAAAAACTGACAACCGTTGTAAGAGACAAAAAGTACCTATATCCAAGTCAGCTGCCTTTTCATTCCTGCTTAACTTCTCTTCACTCTGTGTGTGTGATGGAAAGTTGGGAACTGAAAATATCACAGACATCTCTTCAATGATTATTCTTGCATTTTCAACTCCGGTGTCAGGCACATTGTTCGCCTTATTTCCCTTAGCATCTTTGAAGACAGATCCAAAAATTCCCTATAGTCGTGAAAGTAAAGGAAATTATTCAATAATGAACTAAAAGGTTTAGCTAAAATTTCAGAGTTTGGAGAACCcctacctttttcttttctttgtgcATGACGGGTGCAGAAATCTGCCCTGGTTCAACCACTAGATTTCTATCGTAAACTTGGGAAGCAAAGTTCAGGAACCTGCCATGGAGGAATATCATGCAGCAATACTATGAATTGCAGGAAATTCTATATTTCTTAGAAATAATTGAATTCCCACCGGGGAGTGGGAAGCGAAAGAGGTGGGGGGCGCAATTATGTTCGGCTATTTATGCTTAGGAGTACTCATATATGGAATAATAAGCAAGAAGAAAGCAGGGCTGTCAAATAAAAAGAAGGAATTTATTATCACCTGAAGGTATCATTTTGCAAGGAAACCGAGACGAAGAACATTTCTTGATCCCTATCAACCTAGTCATATCGAAAAATTTGGAGGTCAAGTCAGAATTAAAGGTATATAAACTAATTAGAAGTGGAAAAGGTCTAAAGTATCAGTGCTTTACCACTATGAGTTCACCATTTTTTGAAGCGCATATTGAATGGTCAGCAATGGAGTTTGCCTTTGGAGGTGAAAGTATGAGGCCTCTAACTGAAGTTTCCTTCAAAAGGGACAACTCTGGAAGAGATCTGAAGTTGTACAGACAAAAAACTCAGCAGGATATACATAATTTCCCCCTTGTTTCAGTGAAAACATAAAACTAAGGAACTGAGGGAGAGCAACAATTTAGATGCCACAAGCTTCTAGCAGGCACTCATCAGTTTATTTAAGTGCACCTTGTAGCTTACCCTACATGACTTCAGAAAAGGATAATAACAATGCAAACTGATAAGCTCTCCTTTAAGAGGCAAATCTACATTTTAAAAGCATTATATTCTTTACCCCAAGATGGATCTGATGGTTTAGAGATTTAGTATGCCATTGTATGATCTTGAACTAGAACCGAAAGTAAACATTTCTAAGCCAGTAAAAACCTTGTATGATCCCATGATAGAATTCAACGATAAAGGAGCAGTTCATGATAATACTATGGAGCACAACAATTCTCATTTATCTGGTCACATCAGTAGAAGAGACGTCACCTTATCTCAATTTTTCCGTTGGAGAAGAGAAGCATAAGGCCAGCCTCAGGCGTGTCAAATGTTGATGCCCAGCAACACACAGAGGAATGAAACTTCTTTTTGTAGTATACTTTCTTAATACCCTGAATATAATTGCACCCAAAGAGAATACACGCTGAGATGGATTGCATGCTCGTTTTATATATGCCCACAAGACAAATTGACACTCACCTGAACAATATGCAATAAGGAATAGACGTACACAGCTTTTTCAGAACAGAGCAATACTACTGGTTGCTTTGATGCACTATTATCCGAATTCCCCTTAATCATGTCTATACCATCTGAAATGCTTAATCCTCGACCCGACAGTTCTTGTCCATCTGCAGAAAAGTTAGAGAATAGGAAATACATGAATATTTGCTAATTTTAAACGTTCATGAGCAAGCTTTGCCAAGAATAGGAACAACAGATTCTATAAATTATGGTTAAGTACCCAAAATCTGCATAAATAAAGCTCTGGAGGGTTTCTTTGGATGGACCATGGAAGGGCTTAGTATGTTTCCTGTTTCTGTCTCAAGGGCCAACACTGATGAATCTTTTGTCGCTACCACTAAGATATTCTTGTCGAATCCATGCAAGCTGCACGTGTTGAACTGCATAGAGATGACACCAGCGCAGATTTCACTGGCAATATGTGTTTGATACAGTATGGTTTTGCTGTCGGAATCAATTAATACTACCTGCATACCACAAATTGTGGGACTTTAAACACTCAATCTTTTAATCTGAATGGTAGACTTGGAAAGCATCTACAGTATGTCGCACACTCCCTTTCTACAACGACAGGAAAACAGGTAACTGGGAGCTTTGTATTGAAGGCGCCAAACATATTTAATTAGGGTACTTGTCAGAACCTCAGAATGACTAGAGCCTTCAAAATGAAAGTTCAAATCAAACTGAAAAATGTAGTATCTAAACACACACACATATTCACACAAGCTGCTTTCAATTAAAAGCTTCAATGCTTATCCATACAAGAGAAACTCCATATCACACCGAATTAACAATAATAGTCAACCTAAAATTCTGAGATATACAACACATTCTGCACATAATCTTACAAACTTATCTAGAGTGGAATCATTCCCAAATGATTGGGACCAACATTTATGTTGGAAGGAGAGAGGTGCAGGATAAATTGCTAGAAAACCTATTGTATAGCTGGAAGAAAAATGGAAGCAGAAGCTTACATATCCTTGGTCAGAGCCAACAGCAAAATACTTAGAATCCTGGCTGCTTATAGAAAGTACAGCTCCATTAACCTTAACAAGCTTGACACTCTGGATTGGGTTGCTTCCTTTCTTTGAACCTACTGTGAATAGCATGAATAAGTCAACAGTTCATTCTTTCTGCTGATTCTGGATTCTTTTGCtcacataaaataaagaaaaaagggtATGTTTACATTTAGGAGATCAATGCAGTTATGCTCACTTTTATATTAATTCACTTTTAATTTATCTGGTAATATGATGATATGGGATGGGCTTAAATGGAGAAgcgaggattcatatagccgaatCAACTTGTTTGAGATTGAGGTGTAGTTGTTGGTGATGTTGTAATGCAGTTATGACccaataaaatgaaaatttaCAGAAACGTTCACTGTAATTTTGAGAGTTACAAAATAAAGTATACACCTCAAATAATCAACAATGTATGGTAACATTCTCACATTTTTGCTGATATTCATGCTTCATACCTTGAAAAGACAGAAAACTGGTGTCTGGGGCAAAAAACTCAGTTTTGAACTTATAGATACGTACCTGCACACAAGTATACAGCTAAATAAGACCCTCAAAATGCAGAAAATACCTTAGATTTTGGTATATCCATAAAAGGTAGGCTTACAGTTCCGCTTTGATCACCAGAGATGAGGATATGTAAGTCAGAGGTAAGACACAACGCTGTTAATGGTACACCGCTTAAGGATAGGTTGTCCTCACTCTGCAGAGTTAAAGTTACAGTAAATTCGAATGGCAATAAACAGAAGAAGCTAAATGTTGACATGATTGACAGGCTCACATTATTGGATTGATAGTCCTCCTACTAACTGTTTGCATATACAACTGAAAAAAGTAAGGCTGCTGAGACAACTGAGGGATACATGTTACTATCCCCGAAAAAGACACTTTTGTGAACAATCAAATATAAGTAATGGTTCTGTTGCGACATGGTCTTTTGACAAGTTGTGGTTGACTAACAAGAAAGAGAAAATGCCTTTGGAAATTCCAAAATAGAAATTTCTTGCTATATTACCTGCTGAGTTAGTGAAACAATAGGAAGTGGATTTGGGCATGAGACATCCCAAAAGTTTATGGCTCCATTACTGTGTCCACTTATGAATACATTTTTGGCCTTGGAAAATTGAGTTGAATTTGGACCAGTTCCATCTTTTTGTGCCCTCTCAAATGGAAAAAGAGGCATACTATCTTTTATCAGGCTACTATAGTCCTGCAAAACCAGAAAAGGGTGTCAATATTAATAGCATTGAAAAAACAATTGTTTTAGTAAAATGTATCAGATGAAGAATAAGTACGCTCACCTGATCCATGGAAAACAACATGTAGGGATTGTTTACTACAAATTTTGCAATGGTGATGCTTGAATCAACAAGTGGGAGCTTCACCTTCACTTCCCTTGGAAGTGATGGTGGTGACCTAGACTGATACTGTAATAGGTACCTTTCAATCAAAGAATCATCATATGTGTAAATTTGGCCAGACTTTGATACCAAAAGTAACGAACTGTTGATGTTCTTTTTCGATGCAGGGAAGCTTGATATAATCTCCATGTCCAGACAAGACTCGGGAGGGTGAAGTCCCAACTTAATTGTGCGAGATTCAGTGTGCTCATTTAGTAGAACTACCTGCCAAGTGCCAAATGACAAATCATATGACTTTGAGTGAATGCAGGCCTATTGGATGAACATAGGAGAGTaatccaaaacaaaaaaaaaactacttaATGCTGTTCTAATAAAAGATGAGATGAGTGTGCAACCATCACCATCGAATTAGCCTTATTTAGTGACTATTCTTGCAAATGAAGTGAGAGAAACCTAGACTAATGCATAATTAGATGGCAACAGATTGGAGAAAGAAAACGCGGTGACcaatttgcaacaacaaattaaCCTAAAATGAAGTGGCAGCTATACACGAGGATTGGAGTCCGAACTCCGAATTCATCGAGGAAAGCGAGAGTGACAGAATAACATAAACACATACTACATAAAAGAAAGTAACCTGTAGCAAGTTTGCTGCTTGACAATCTGGGGAGCCCATAACATATAATCGACTTGCTTTTCCTTCTGCATAGGCCCATATTAATTTTGCTATAGGGATTTTGTCTAATTTATATCCAAGATTCAGTTTACAAATAGGGGCACTTTGAGTTCCACTAGGCACTTCCTCAAGTTCTTGATCTGTGCTTGAATTTGAAGTGGCTGGAATACTCCAGATGAATATCTCCCCGTTGCTGTATCCAACAACTAGTTTACTTCCATAAGGGCAGCACCAACATGCTGCGGTTGCTTTTTTTGTTTCGTTACCCATAGATTGCAAAGGACTCCCTCCAGTCATAAAGATTGCTTTGCTCTCTCGAATTGCCCATAGTATTATAACACCATCTTTGTAAACAATAGCCACCCTgcgttaaaatcataaacaatgaTTTTTCATAAAGGTATAGTAACATAGTCCCCAACTCGTTTGAGACTGAGGCGTAGTAGGGGTAGTTGTCATTGTTGTGTAGTAACATAGTATTCGCCATATAATCATCAAAACCATAATAAACCTTGGTCTGTAAAAGCACATTCAGTTCAACGTGATACAGTATGAGGACAATTCAACAGACAAAGTTATCAGTAGTGCCTCATCTCATATATGGTAAGTACAACTTGAATAAGCTCAGAAACCCCTATGTTTCACAAAATGAACTTCAGATAAAGTTACTGAACCCACTTTGTGAACATTGATATATGCATGGTAACTTCTAGAATGTAGTGTTTCTAACAATGATAATAAGATTTTGGGTAATGCTAACTTTCTTCCCATCAGCAGTATTTCTGATACAGTAAGAGTTATGAAACCAAAGTCTCCAGCAAAGAAGAGATGTAACTATTAATAGGAAGCTTTACATCTTATAtattttttgaggtgaaattgATTGAAAGATTGATAAGTatgaattttattgaatcaaaAGCAGCACTAAGCTTTTGCCAGAAAACATAAAGGATAGAGTCCCTTGATCTGGTGTTTATCAAACTGAGAAATATAGCATAAAAGTTACCTCTTACTTTCTGCAGCAGGTTGAGGCAGTATATGGGCTACAGCGTTGTCCCCTGCTACTTCATTTGATAGGCCTGAATGAGGATCATTTGTCAGGCCAACATGGGGTGGTATGTGATTGAGGACCTATGAATGGAATAGTGACTGAACCATCTGTTTAACAATTctcttattattcttttttttttgggggtgggggAGGGGGAGGAACAACTTTCAAACCATCTATAAAATGTATTTCCATTGTTCCTTAATGTCAAATTTAATCACAGTAAATGTTTCTGACTACAAATACTTCGGTACACTAGAAGTCGCTAACATTTGAAACAAAAAGATCTAAATTTATATGCATACTTTCATCCACGAAACCCTGAACCAAGTTCCGAGCATTAGTGATCACAAATTTGAGAATCTCTCAAGCAACTTTACCTCATGAGTAAACTGCAGTTGAATTTTAACATCAACAAAATAGAAACAACGaataagcaacaacaacaacaagcccagtgaaatcccacaagttgggtctgaggagggtaaagtgtacgcagaccttacccctatctaatgaaggtagagaggctgtttccgaaa
Proteins encoded in this region:
- the LOC107806623 gene encoding uncharacterized protein LOC107806623 isoform X2; its protein translation is MSMLKKLVEKASFVKKPGGDSDGLKPEHVNPRCVYHYGIPSGSVLSAYDSIQKIVALATEDGRIKLFGKDSTQALLVSSDTVSSKFLQFMENQGLLVNINSNNRIEVWDVEQSYLCNVHDFDREITSFTIIQQTSYLYLGDSSGHVSIMKVVKASCNIEKMEYCIPFSASHGLSNEVAGDNAVAHILPQPAAESKRVAIVYKDGVIILWAIRESKAIFMTGGSPLQSMGNETKKATAACWCCPYGSKLVVGYSNGEIFIWSIPATSNSSTDQELEEVPSGTQSAPICKLNLGYKLDKIPIAKLIWAYAEGKASRLYVMGSPDCQAANLLQVVLLNEHTESRTIKLGLHPPESCLDMEIISSFPASKKNINSSLLLVSKSGQIYTYDDSLIERYLLQYQSRSPPSLPREVKVKLPLVDSSITIAKFVVNNPYMLFSMDQDYSSLIKDSMPLFPFERAQKDGTGPNSTQFSKAKNVFISGHSNGAINFWDVSCPNPLPIVSLTQQSEDNLSLSGVPLTALCLTSDLHILISGDQSGTVRIYKFKTEFFAPDTSFLSFQGSKKGSNPIQSVKLVKVNGAVLSISSQDSKYFAVGSDQGYVVLIDSDSKTILYQTHIASEICAGVISMQFNTCSLHGFDKNILVVATKDSSVLALETETGNILSPSMVHPKKPSRALFMQILDGQELSGRGLSISDGIDMIKGNSDNSASKQPVVLLCSEKAVYVYSLLHIVQGIKKVYYKKKFHSSVCCWASTFDTPEAGLMLLFSNGKIEIRSLPELSLLKETSVRGLILSPPKANSIADHSICASKNGELIVVDRDQEMFFVSVSLQNDTFRFLNFASQVYDRNLVVEPGQISAPVMHKEKKKGIFGSVFKDAKGNKANNVPDTGVENARIIIEEMSVIFSVPNFPSHTQSEEKLSRNEKAADLDIDDIEIEDPGEKQKGNPMVAALNKQNITNTFQALKGKFMHMKVKSDKPPTNDAPQDDKADSVDQIKRRYGYTSSGEPSAAEAAKSKLSENLKKLQGINIRSAEMQDTAKSFSSMAKEVLRYAGNDKANS
- the LOC107806623 gene encoding uncharacterized protein LOC107806623 isoform X1, which produces MSMLKKLVEKASFVKKPGGDSDGLKPEHVNPRCVYHYGIPSGSVLSAYDSIQKIVALATEDGRIKLFGKDSTQALLVSSDTVSSKFLQFMENQGLLVNINSNNRIEVWDVEQSYLCNVHDFDREITSFTIIQQTSYLYLGDSSGHVSIMKVVKASCNIEKMEYCIPFSASHGLSNEVAGDNAVAHILPQPAAESKRVAIVYKDGVIILWAIRESKAIFMTGGSPLQSMGNETKKATAACWCCPYGSKLVVGYSNGEIFIWSIPATSNSSTDQELEEVPSGTQSAPICKLNLGYKLDKIPIAKLIWAYAEGKASRLYVMGSPDCQAANLLQVVLLNEHTESRTIKLGLHPPESCLDMEIISSFPASKKNINSSLLLVSKSGQIYTYDDSLIERYLLQYQSRSPPSLPREVKVKLPLVDSSITIAKFVVNNPYMLFSMDQDYSSLIKDSMPLFPFERAQKDGTGPNSTQFSKAKNVFISGHSNGAINFWDVSCPNPLPIVSLTQQSEDNLSLSGVPLTALCLTSDLHILISGDQSGTVRIYKFKTEFFAPDTSFLSFQVGSKKGSNPIQSVKLVKVNGAVLSISSQDSKYFAVGSDQGYVVLIDSDSKTILYQTHIASEICAGVISMQFNTCSLHGFDKNILVVATKDSSVLALETETGNILSPSMVHPKKPSRALFMQILDGQELSGRGLSISDGIDMIKGNSDNSASKQPVVLLCSEKAVYVYSLLHIVQGIKKVYYKKKFHSSVCCWASTFDTPEAGLMLLFSNGKIEIRSLPELSLLKETSVRGLILSPPKANSIADHSICASKNGELIVVDRDQEMFFVSVSLQNDTFRFLNFASQVYDRNLVVEPGQISAPVMHKEKKKGIFGSVFKDAKGNKANNVPDTGVENARIIIEEMSVIFSVPNFPSHTQSEEKLSRNEKAADLDIDDIEIEDPGEKQKGNPMVAALNKQNITNTFQALKGKFMHMKVKSDKPPTNDAPQDDKADSVDQIKRRYGYTSSGEPSAAEAAKSKLSENLKKLQGINIRSAEMQDTAKSFSSMAKEVLRYAGNDKANS